One Nicotiana sylvestris chromosome 12, ASM39365v2, whole genome shotgun sequence genomic window carries:
- the LOC104228400 gene encoding vacuolar sorting protein 3 yields MRCSTVEQWLSFVSDHSASPMANSKPKPGSEPKSHSRNVLELLAGLNPSIPPIPPVLSLAITTISDSQTLVFIGTVSGDVISLSLNPNTGLSFHLRLNIIGKPVSSILVVSHIGKLIVLSDGFIYLLDLNSLEPVRKLSLLKNVNVVSKRFLSRNYSINPISNGVKGKEDGCFFAVAMGKKLMLVELVLSGSPVILKEAQGDFTDGIMCISWVDDSVIVGTRSGYYLYSYASGLSGVIFSLPDSSVPPRMKFLAKECKVMLMVDNVGVIVDSEGQPVGGSLVFGEASETMGEIGAYIVVVRNGKLELYHKKSGNCGQQVSFPGEVGSPFVVADEEDGRGKLVVVAAGSKIMCYRKVPCEEQIKDLLRKKNFREAISLVEELQNEGEMTREMLSFVHAQVGFLLLFDLHFEEAVDHFLLSEIMEPSELFPFITRDPNRWSLLVPRNRYWGLHPPPSLLEKVVDDGLTGIQRAIFLKKAGVETAVDDKFLLNPPSRAGLLESAIKNMTRFLEASRHKDLTPSVREGVDTLLMYLYRALNRVDDMERLASSENSCIVEELESLLSESGHLRTLAFLYASKGMSSKSLSIWRVLARNYSSSYLKDSHGANHLQDTTKDNSFDQQTAVAKASRILEASSDQELVLQHLGWIADINQVLAVQVLISEKRTDPLSPDEVIAAIDPRKVEILLRYLQWLIEDQDCDDTRFHTTYALLLSKSALDANEKEHAIPNSEGVNQKEMSTSDRGNNSIFDTHVRERLHIFLQSSDLYDPDEVLDLIEGSELWLEKAILYRKLGQETLVLQILALKLEDCEAAEQYCAEIGRPDAYMQLLEMYLEPINGKEPMFKAAVRLLHNHGEMLDPLQVLERLSPDMPLQLASETILRMLRARLHHHRQGQIVHSLSRALDIDASLARFEERSRHVLINDDSVCDSCHARLGTKLFAMYPDDTIVCYKCFRRQGESTSVSGRDFKKDMLYKPGWLVTR; encoded by the exons ATGCGTTGCTCTACAGTGGAGCAATGGTTGAGTTTTGTCAGTGATCACTCGGCTTCTCCAATGGCGAATTCGAAACCTAAACCCGGTTCCGAGCCCAAATCTCATTCCCGGAACGTTCTAGAACTTCTCGCCGGCTTAAACCCTTCCATTCCTCCAATTCCTCCGGTTCTTTCTTTAGCGATCACCACAATCTCCGATTCCCAAACCCTAGTTTTTATAGGAACAGTATCCGGCGACGTCATTTCACTCTCCCTGAACCCTAACACCGGTCTATCATTCCACCTGCGGCTGAACATCATCGGCAAACCTGTGAGTTCGatcctcgttgttagtcatatcgGAAAACTCATTGTTCTCTCCGACGGTTTTATTTATTTGCTTGACTTGAATTCACTAGAACCGGTTCGAAAATTGAGTCTGTTGAAGAATGTTAATGTTGTAAGTAAGAGATTTTTAAGTAGAAATTACAGTATAAACCCTATTTCAAATGGGGTTAAAGGAAAAGAAGATGGTTGTTTTTTCGCGGTTGCGATGGGGAAGAAACTGATGCTAGTTGAGCTGGTTTTGAGTGGTTCTCCTGTAATTTTGAAGGAAGCTCAGGGTGATTTTACTGACGGGATAATGTGTATATCATGGGTAGATGATTCTGTTATTGTAGGAACTAGGAGTGGCTACTATTTGTATTCGTATGCAAGTGGGCTCTCTGGTGTGATATTCTCCTTGCCTGATTCGTCCGTGCCGCCAAGGATGAAGTTTTTAGCAAAAGAGTGCAAGGTGATGTTAATGGTGGACAATGTGGGTGTTATTGTGGATAGTGAAGGGCAGCCTGTGGGTGGTAGTTTAGTTTTCGGTGAAGCTTCGGAGACCATGGGGGAGATAGGGGCATATATTGTGGTGGTAAGGAATGGGAAGTTGGAGCTGTATCATAAGAAGTCGGGGAATTGCGGTCAGCAAGTGTCGTTTCCTGGTGAAGTAGGTAGCCCTTTTGTTGTGGCTGATGAGGAGGATGGAAGAGGAAAGCTTGTTGTTGTAGCGGCAGGCTCAAAG ATTATGTGTTATCGAAAGGTGCCTTGTGAAGAACAAATAAAAGATCTATTGCGAAAGAAGAACTTTAGGGAAGCAATATCACTGGTTGAAGAGCTTCAAAATGAAGGTGAAATGACAAGAGAGATGCTCTCTTTTGTCCATGCTCAAGTGGGATTCCTCTTACTGTTTGACCTACACTTTGAGGAAGCAGTTGATCATTTCTTGCTTTCTGAAATAATGGAGCCTTCAgaacttttcccatttatcaCACGAGACCCAAATCGGTGGTCATTGCTG GTTCCGAGGAATAGGTATTGGGGCTTGCACCCTCCTCCATCACTTCTCGAAAAAGTTGTGGATGATGGCTTAACTGGTATTCAGAGAGCTATCTTCCTTAAGAAAGCAGGTGTAGAGACTGCAGTTGATGACAAGTTTCTTCTGAATCCACCAAGCAGAGCTGGTTTATTGGAGTCTGCAATTAAAAACATGACCAG ATTTTTAGAAGCATCACGACATAAAGATTTGACTCCTTCAGTGAGAGAGGGAGTTGACACACTTTTAATGTACCTCTACAGAGCTCTAAATCGTGTTGATGACATGGAAAGACTTGCCTCATCTGAGAACAGTTGCATAGTG GAGGAGTTGGAATCACTGCTGAGTGAATCTGGGCATTTGCGGACACTTGCTTTTCTGTATGCCAGTAAAGGGATGAGCTCAAAGTCTCTTTCAATCTGGCGTGTCCTGGCTCGAAATTATTCATCAAGCTACTTGAAAGATTCACATGGTGCAAATCATTTACAAGACACCACAAAAGACAATTCCTTTGATCAGCAGACTGCTGTAGCCAAGGCTTCAAGAATTCTTGAGGCATCATCTGATCAGGAGTTAGTACTGCAACATCTCGGATGG ATTGCAGACATCAATCAGGTGTTAGCTGTTCAAGTGCTCATATCGGAGAAAAGAACAGATCCGCTCTCACCAG ATGAAGTAATTGCCGCAATTGATCCCAGAAAAGTCGAAATTCTTCTAAG ATATCTCCAGTGGTTAATTGAAGATCAAGACTGTGATGACACACGGTTCCATACAACTTATGCGCTCTTGCTTTCAAAATCGGCACTTGATGCTAATGAAAAGGAACATGCTATACCAAATTCTGAAGGTGTAAATCAAAAGGAGATGAGTACGTCAGACCGTGGAAACAACTCAATATTTGATACTCATGTCAGAGAGAGATTGCATATTTTTTTGCAGTCCTCCGACTTGTATGATCCAGATGAGGTGCTGGACTTGATTGAAGGATCCGAGTTATGGCTGGAGAAG GCTATTCTTTACAGGAAGCTTGGTCAAGAAACATTAGTGCTTCAAATTCTTGCCTT GAAGCTGGAAGACTGTGAAGCTGCAGAACAATATTGTGCCGAGATCGGTAGGCCAGATGCTTACATGCA GCTGCTTGAAATGTATTTGGAACCAATTAATGGCAAAGAGCCTATGTTTAAAGCTGCTGTGCGTCTGCTGCACAATCATGGAGAAATGCTAGACCCTTTGCAGGTTTTGGAG AGGTTGTCACCAGATATGCCCCTTCAGCTTGCTTCAGAGACAATATTAAGAATGTTGAGAGCTCGACTTCACCATCATCGTCAAGGCCAA ATTGTCCATAGTCTATCTCGTGCTTTGGATATTGATGCAAGCTTAGCAAGATTTGAGGAAAGATCACGACATGTTTTGATAAATGACGACAGTGTGTGTGACTCTTGCCATGCTCGACTTGGAACCAAACTGTTTGCAATGTATCCAGATGATACCATAGTCTGTTACAAG TGTTTTCGTCGTCAAGGTGAGTCAACCTCCGTGTCAGGTCGCGAttttaagaaagatatgttgTATAAACCTGGTTGGTTAGTGACAAGGTGA